DNA from Chitinophaga pendula:
GTCTTGTACATCGGATTCACAAAAGCCGCAATACGCCCGATATACCCGCCGCTAGCATCCTTCAGTAACCAGCGCACACAACTGCCACCCTCACGCAAAAATTTGTTGGTCGCCGGGTCAAACACCTGCAGGATGTCTTTGTCCAAAGGCCGTATCCATCCAGGGACATGCCTGTTGATCGCTATATGCACCTCCAAAAACTGCTTTTCCCTTATTGTATTGTCAACCAATTCCAATTCCATGAGAATATTTTGAAGGGCAAAAATAAGTTTCCCTGCAAAATCACCAAGAGAACTTATACGTCTCCTCCTCCCAACCATCTTTCCGGCATTATTTTTTCTGTGCTCATCCCTATGAGTAGAAACTTTGTCTATACCGGCGTACTCCTCGCCCTGATCGTTATATTTATCATCGCCTACTACGGCGAACAAAAACGCTCGCGTCGCATACTGGCCGAAAATGAACGGCTGGTCAACGAAAACCGCGACCTCAAACGTAGCCTGGCCCTCGCCAATAACACCTCCCAGCAGATCGCCGATCGTAGCGACATACAACAACGCGTACAAGGCACCTTCGTAGAACGCAGAGCCTATTACCGCCGTAACTGGAAACAATTCATCTCCGTCACCACCAGCGACTACAAAACCGGATTCCTCGGTGGTATCAAAGACCTGAAGATCATCGTAAAAAACCTCACAGAATACTCGCTGGATAATGCAGTCGTAAATGTACAATACCTGCGTACCAACGGAGAGGTCTTTAAAACGGAAGAATATACCGTCAATAACATCCCCCCAAAAAGCAGCCAGTCCGTCAACGCCGCCGGCAGCCGGCGGGGAATGAAAGTACAACTCAAACTACGCGCACTGACCAGCCAGGCCATGAACTTCTGCTGGTCATACGACAAATCCGCCGCCCCCGGCAATCCTGACCCCTATCAGTGCGTGTCGCAATAAATTGTCGTAACCTTGCACTACCGAATGATGAACTAATGACGACCAAGCTGACCATACACGAACACCTGGATGATAACATCCCCGAATCAGTGCATACCCTATTCATGGCAGCCTTCCCGCCGGAAGAACGCCGCAACTGGGACCTGCACCTGCACTACTTCCGTAATGGCCAGCTGAAGCTCAGCCTGCTTACCGCAGCAGAAGCCTTCGCCGGTTTCGTATTCTACTGGCCCCTCAGCGAAGGCTACTTCATCGAATACTTCGCTGTAGAGGAACAAATGCGTGGCACCGGCATCGGCTCACAAGTACTTAACCTGCTCGAACAGACCTTCCATAAAATAGTACTCGAAACAGAACTGCCACTCACGCCCATCGCCACACGACGCATCGCCTTCTACGAAAGAGCAGGTTTCGAAATATTCCCCTTCACCTACAAACAACCGCCTTATATACCAGGTGGAGCCCCCATCGATATGTACCTGCTGCAGAAAGGTTGGCCACATACGCCGCATACCTTCCACCAGCTGCATCGCGAGATCTACCAGGTCGTATATGGTGTCGCTCCCGAAGCATAAAAAAGGCGGTAACATAACGAATATGTTACCGCCACATTGGCTTTATCTGATGATCGGATGAACTATCCTCTCGTAGCACCCGCTCTCCGGCTAGGCGCAGGGGCAGGGACAGGAGAAGATGGTGCAGGTGCCGGCCTCGTCTCCATACGCGGCTGTGGCTGTGCTTGAGGCTGTGGCCTTGGCTGGGAGGGCTGCTGCTCAAACACTCTTCTAGGCACAGGCGCCGATGGTGTAGGCGCTGGCGTCGGACGCTCCGGCGCTGTAGGCCTGTCCTCATAGATCCTGCGTGGCCTGAACTCCCCATTGTTATTATTGTTGTTAGGTGCCGGAGTAGGAGAGACCGTACCATTACCAGGTTGCTCCAGTATCCTCCTCGGCCGGCTGCCTTCAGGTGCCGTAGGCATCGGTCGACTATTATCCACATTACCACGGTCCCAGCTCCGGCGAGGGCCTATCCTGTTATTATCTACCGGCTGTGAAGTACCGTCACCACGGGTATTACCCGCACTCGACCTCACGGGCCCGTTATTCAGCTCCGGACGGTAAGTACGATACTCATCACGGGTCAAACTTGCCCCCGGACGGCCATTGTTAACCACCCGCACCGGCTCTATACGACGACGGGTAATGTTCTCTACCTCCCGCACATCCGGACCCCGGTAATACCGCCGGTTGTTGATCACATAAGTGTTGTTAATGACCGTCGTCCTACCGAAGAAATTATTATAGCTGCCATAGGGCACATAATAACGGTTCATGTACGGATCACCCATATAACGGCTGGGAATAAACGCCCACTGGTTCATCGGTATATTGATGTTGACACCAATATTCACCCCGGGGCCCATCGGCGCCCAACCATAATAGTCAGCACCACTACGCCAGTTCACCCACGCAGGTGCCCATTCCGTACCTGGTATCCACATCCAGCCGTAAGCGTTATCCATCACCCAGCGCCCATAGTGGAAAGGCGCCCACCCCCAGTTGTAATTGGAGTTCCAGGTCCAGCCATAATCACTATACACCCAGTTTCCGTTGGTATAATAAGGCCGGAAATCACCGCCTACGTTCGGTATCCATACCCGTCCGTAATTACCATAATCCATCCAACGTCCGTAAGGATCCAGTTCGTTGTAAAATGTGTTCACAGATATTTGTGCCTGAGGCTGATGATAACCCCCGTAATAACCGGGGTTGGTACTCGCGCAGGCAGAGATGGAAGCTGCCAGTAACACAAATGATCCGTATAAAAGTATCTTTTTCATAGCTGTTGTTTTTAGTCGCATACCGCACGTTTGCTCTCGCTGTTAGTTAGACACTTTAGATAAAGAAAAGATTAAGCCGGATTATCACCCTTTATGTATACTATTTGTTAAAATTAACAGTACTTGTCTTGACACTTCCTTTGCAATGGATGGAATATCTCCTATTTTTATCGAATATTGCCAGTCTGGTCATTAAGGCCGGTAATAAGGGTCCATCATCAAGACTAAAAACCAACTCAATGTCATTTAGTACTATACGCGCACTGTATGATATTACAGACAATAGCTACGGATTTACAGGAGAAGAGATCGCAAAAGAAGAACAAAGACTACAGTCTCGTTTGCCCACAACCCTCAGGGAATACTACCTGCAGTTAGGCAAACATGAAGCCCTTAACCATACCCAGGACAACCTCGTCCTGCCCGAACAACTGGAAATACACGATAGCGGATACCTCGTTATCTATACCGAAAACCAGTTCGTGTCCATGTGGGGTATCAATACCGCCGACCTCGACAAAGAAGACCCCCCCGTATATATTACCCATGACGACCAGGAATGGCATCAGGAAAGTAATACCCTGTCCGGATTCCTCCTCGCGATGGCCTACCTCCAGGGACTGTTCGCCTTCCCCTTCAACGCCAACAAAGCAGGCGTGACCGAAGAAGAGGCCGCCCGCGTCTACGATGGCTGGAAGCCCGTAGGCCAAACCCTGTCCATCTGGCAGGTGTCTTTCTTCCAGAATGACCTCGAAGAAATCATCGCCGTCATGAAAAGCCCCGAACAGGTAGATGTGTTCGTCGCCGCCAAAACCGAACGCCGCCTGGAAGATATCAGCGTCCAGCTAGATATCGACTGGGATTGCTACTCTCCCGAAGATGGGGACGATTGGTCATAATGATATATATTAGAAATATTTTGTAAGTGGCGCCCCGCGCCGGTCATCCCCCCATTTTAAGCCCTGCAACTGGTTAAAATTACCCCACGCCCAACCATAAGCTCCGCCTGATACCGGCAAAGGAGCCGCAATAGCCATGCATTTATAGGAGTAATTGTAATTTGGGATTTCTCCTATTAACTATTACCTTTGCGCCAAATTTAATAATCCGCTCATTTAAGTATTTATAAACCTCTTTAAAATATGCCTAACGCAGGTAAGATTAAACAAATTATCGGTCCCGTTGTGGACGTGCATTTTGAAGGAAATTTGCCCGAAATCTACAACGCGCTGGAATTAACCCGTGACAATGGCCAGAAAGTAGTATTGGAAGTGCAACAGCACCTGGGAGAAGATAGCGTTCGTTGCGTAGCAATGGACTCTACCGACGGCCTCGTGCGTGGCATGGCTGTACTGGATAAAGGTGCACCCATCAAAATGCCAATCGGTGATCAGATTAAGGGGCGTTTGTTCAATGTGGTAGGTGAAGCGATCGATGGTCTGGGTGATATCGACAGTGCTAATGGTTATCCCATTCACCGTCAACCCCCCAGGTTCGAAGACCTGGCTACCGATACAGAAGTACTGTACACCGGTATCAAAGTGATCGACCTGATCGAACCCTATGCGAAAGGTGGTAAAATTGGTTTGTTTGGTGGTGCGGGTGTAGGTAAAACAGTATTGATCCAGGAATTGATCAACAACATCGCAAAAGGATACGAAGGTCTCTCCGTATTCGCAGGGGTAGGTGAGCGTACTCGTGAAGGAAATG
Protein-coding regions in this window:
- a CDS encoding GNAT family N-acetyltransferase; this translates as MTTKLTIHEHLDDNIPESVHTLFMAAFPPEERRNWDLHLHYFRNGQLKLSLLTAAEAFAGFVFYWPLSEGYFIEYFAVEEQMRGTGIGSQVLNLLEQTFHKIVLETELPLTPIATRRIAFYERAGFEIFPFTYKQPPYIPGGAPIDMYLLQKGWPHTPHTFHQLHREIYQVVYGVAPEA
- a CDS encoding DUF6600 domain-containing protein; translation: MKKILLYGSFVLLAASISACASTNPGYYGGYHQPQAQISVNTFYNELDPYGRWMDYGNYGRVWIPNVGGDFRPYYTNGNWVYSDYGWTWNSNYNWGWAPFHYGRWVMDNAYGWMWIPGTEWAPAWVNWRSGADYYGWAPMGPGVNIGVNINIPMNQWAFIPSRYMGDPYMNRYYVPYGSYNNFFGRTTVINNTYVINNRRYYRGPDVREVENITRRRIEPVRVVNNGRPGASLTRDEYRTYRPELNNGPVRSSAGNTRGDGTSQPVDNNRIGPRRSWDRGNVDNSRPMPTAPEGSRPRRILEQPGNGTVSPTPAPNNNNNNGEFRPRRIYEDRPTAPERPTPAPTPSAPVPRRVFEQQPSQPRPQPQAQPQPRMETRPAPAPSSPVPAPAPSRRAGATRG
- a CDS encoding SMI1/KNR4 family protein, producing the protein MSFSTIRALYDITDNSYGFTGEEIAKEEQRLQSRLPTTLREYYLQLGKHEALNHTQDNLVLPEQLEIHDSGYLVIYTENQFVSMWGINTADLDKEDPPVYITHDDQEWHQESNTLSGFLLAMAYLQGLFAFPFNANKAGVTEEEAARVYDGWKPVGQTLSIWQVSFFQNDLEEIIAVMKSPEQVDVFVAAKTERRLEDISVQLDIDWDCYSPEDGDDWS